Proteins from one Pyrobaculum neutrophilum V24Sta genomic window:
- a CDS encoding 4Fe-4S dicluster domain-containing protein yields the protein MVSIKFPRPEEGYAVLVDLDKCIGCRACQVACKEWNGLSAERTQFQGVLTSPQSLTSKDWKVVFYYEGATRKRLLTPSGEVAFSQVEVAPLPYNCMHCVEAPCARACPVGAIKVSPEGAVVIEKDECIGCGYCQMACPYDVPKRGDDGKFYKCTFCVDRIQNGREPACVEVCPTRVFTFGPAKDVIERARQEEAKGRKVYGLNVDRYVGGSVRWIYVTSERRGFALDSHFADKGKPVAVEEAREVLKPLVTVGGAALAGALAVLGLAAWRRERVQEKKQ from the coding sequence ATGGTCTCCATAAAGTTCCCAAGGCCGGAGGAGGGCTACGCCGTCTTGGTAGACCTAGACAAGTGCATTGGATGCAGGGCGTGCCAGGTGGCGTGTAAGGAGTGGAACGGCCTCTCGGCCGAGCGCACCCAGTTCCAAGGCGTGTTGACGTCCCCCCAGTCTCTAACCTCAAAGGACTGGAAGGTGGTCTTCTACTACGAGGGGGCCACCAGGAAGCGCCTCCTGACGCCCTCTGGCGAGGTGGCCTTCAGCCAGGTGGAGGTGGCGCCTCTCCCCTACAACTGTATGCACTGCGTAGAGGCGCCGTGTGCCAGGGCTTGCCCGGTCGGCGCTATTAAGGTTTCGCCCGAGGGCGCCGTGGTGATAGAGAAAGACGAGTGCATCGGATGCGGCTACTGCCAGATGGCGTGTCCCTACGACGTGCCGAAGAGAGGAGACGACGGGAAGTTCTACAAGTGCACCTTCTGCGTAGACAGGATACAAAACGGGAGGGAGCCGGCGTGCGTGGAGGTGTGCCCCACGAGGGTCTTCACCTTCGGCCCCGCGAAAGACGTCATAGAGAGGGCTAGGCAGGAGGAGGCCAAGGGCAGGAAGGTCTACGGCCTCAACGTGGATAGGTATGTGGGCGGCTCGGTCAGGTGGATCTATGTGACCTCGGAGAGGAGGGGCTTTGCCTTGGATAGCCACTTCGCGGATAAGGGCAAGCCCGTGGCTGTGGAGGAGGCGAGAGAGGTTCTCAAGCCGCTTGTGACCGTGGGGGGCGCGGCGCTCGCTGGCGCCCTCGCCGTGTTGGGCTTAGCCGCCTGGCGGCGGGAGAGAGTACAGGAGAAAAAACAATAG
- a CDS encoding tRNA-ribosyltransferase, with product MRVVLGSPLSAVPKPWHHFDVPGVMVNALDIRRDPRAALGYEGELWVDSGGYQILKRGLSIDVDKIAEIYRRVDAQLYLSLDVPPSPSDPPDAAEKKMRKSYQNWLKLRRAVGDAVVPVLHVYRDEALFERYLALYRDAPALAIGAAVPYVLITRGAPRGSRQHALSLIKRAREEFRGALHVLGMGSPSVTPILAALGVDSTDSATWRLKAAYGKVLLPGGGERHVTDRPVNFGRAKPKDGELEELRRFLAQYGFPSLDGFHERIARSFEYRALVNAFVVIKSAAYPPRPPAFRRLYALFAGPRHI from the coding sequence GTGAGAGTCGTCCTAGGCAGCCCGCTCTCCGCCGTCCCAAAGCCCTGGCACCACTTCGACGTGCCGGGGGTCATGGTCAACGCCCTCGACATACGCCGCGACCCCCGCGCCGCCCTCGGCTACGAGGGGGAGCTCTGGGTGGACTCGGGGGGCTACCAGATACTCAAGAGGGGTCTCTCCATAGACGTGGACAAAATCGCCGAGATATACAGAAGGGTAGACGCCCAGCTCTACCTCTCCCTAGACGTGCCCCCCTCCCCCTCGGACCCCCCCGACGCCGCCGAGAAGAAGATGAGGAAGTCCTACCAGAACTGGCTCAAGCTCAGGAGAGCCGTGGGAGACGCCGTAGTGCCTGTCCTCCACGTCTACAGAGACGAGGCCCTCTTCGAGAGGTACCTCGCTCTGTACAGAGACGCCCCAGCCCTAGCCATAGGCGCCGCCGTCCCCTACGTCTTAATCACCAGGGGCGCCCCCAGGGGGTCGCGGCAACACGCCCTCTCCCTGATAAAGAGGGCAAGGGAGGAGTTCAGAGGCGCGCTACACGTGCTGGGCATGGGGAGCCCCTCGGTGACCCCCATACTAGCCGCCCTGGGGGTAGACAGCACAGACAGCGCCACATGGCGCCTCAAGGCCGCCTACGGCAAGGTCCTCCTCCCGGGAGGCGGCGAGCGCCACGTCACAGACCGCCCCGTCAACTTCGGCAGAGCCAAGCCCAAAGACGGCGAGCTGGAGGAGCTGCGGAGGTTCCTGGCGCAGTACGGCTTCCCCTCCCTCGACGGCTTCCACGAGAGAATCGCGAGGAGCTTCGAATACAGAGCCCTCGTCAACGCCTTCGTGGTGATAAAGTCGGCCGCCTACCCCCCCAGGCCCCCCGCCTTCAGAAGGCTATACGCCCTCTTCGCGGGTCCCCGGCATATTTAA
- a CDS encoding cytochrome b/b6 domain-containing protein, which yields MDKVEVVSIGYRIAHHWNLLLFTVLAITGGALFAIEVLAPLVYAVGAPLAAAVGTDAVTAGAQLLRTSHRFLGHIWGALLLVYAVNLLFFRKVRIFDALRKPLGRQIREAKALAGHYLLGRPLPEDVKASMERHNVFVAYMALLLIASVVLLSISGVALVYRDALGLSVEEARLMLLLHDVGFALGLLFVALHVFAVLHPANRPLLNAMFGDGTIPLDWAKTHMPNYLRRRGAAV from the coding sequence ATGGATAAAGTAGAAGTTGTAAGTATCGGGTATAGGATAGCCCACCACTGGAATTTGCTTTTGTTTACTGTGTTGGCGATAACTGGGGGCGCCCTATTCGCCATCGAGGTGCTGGCCCCGCTGGTGTACGCCGTGGGCGCCCCCCTGGCGGCGGCTGTGGGCACCGACGCCGTCACGGCGGGGGCGCAGCTACTGAGGACATCCCACAGATTTCTGGGGCACATATGGGGGGCGTTGCTCCTGGTGTACGCCGTCAATCTGCTATTCTTTAGAAAGGTGAGGATTTTCGACGCCCTCCGCAAGCCGCTTGGCCGGCAGATTAGGGAGGCTAAGGCGCTGGCGGGGCACTACCTCCTCGGCAGGCCGCTTCCCGAGGACGTCAAGGCGTCTATGGAGAGGCACAACGTGTTCGTTGCCTACATGGCGCTTCTGCTTATCGCGTCCGTGGTCCTCCTCTCCATAAGCGGCGTGGCGCTTGTCTATAGAGATGCCCTTGGCCTATCTGTGGAAGAGGCGAGGCTTATGCTGTTGCTACACGACGTCGGCTTCGCCCTTGGGCTACTCTTCGTGGCGCTCCACGTGTTCGCCGTGTTGCACCCCGCCAACAGGCCGTTGCTCAACGCCATGTTCGGCGACGGGACCATCCCACTAGACTGGGCAAAAACACACATGCCAAACTACCTGAGGAGACGTGGAGCCGCTGTATAG
- a CDS encoding amidohydrolase family protein, whose translation MRLRARYVLAGGLELVADGVVEVDDGGVVVGVGRYTGGVAADLGNVVLMPQLVNGHVHVLDAAILDRDDMYIDDLVGWPHGVKYHVVRRLVERGRHTALLEKVARRMRRYGVGCALVYAEYAAGDVEAALRRWGIEAVVFQEAHGGFPSYPNVQVATPVDHPPEYLRQLRARYRLVSTHVSETEDCHEAGDLELALKVLDADVLVHLVHLTPEEVGQIPPSKTVVVNPRANAYFVGRVAPVPQLLHLKPLLGTDNVFMNEPDPWAEMRFLHAYAAAAGWRLEEREILSMATVWGWEKMRCVPPIEPGHRLRAIAVAAPYAGEKVLKFLVKRAAHTDLVAFVEGSSIEPPPS comes from the coding sequence ATGCGCCTCCGGGCCCGCTACGTCCTGGCCGGGGGGCTTGAGCTGGTGGCAGACGGCGTTGTGGAGGTGGACGACGGCGGGGTGGTGGTGGGGGTGGGGAGGTACACGGGGGGCGTGGCGGCGGACTTGGGCAACGTGGTGCTCATGCCCCAGCTGGTGAACGGCCACGTGCATGTGCTCGACGCAGCCATCTTGGACCGCGACGACATGTACATAGACGACCTGGTGGGGTGGCCCCACGGCGTTAAGTACCACGTCGTGAGGAGGCTGGTGGAGAGGGGGAGGCACACAGCCCTGCTGGAGAAGGTGGCGAGGAGGATGAGGAGATACGGCGTGGGGTGCGCCCTGGTGTACGCCGAGTACGCGGCGGGGGACGTGGAGGCGGCCCTCCGGCGCTGGGGGATCGAGGCGGTGGTGTTCCAGGAGGCGCACGGGGGGTTCCCCAGCTACCCCAACGTCCAGGTGGCCACCCCCGTCGACCACCCCCCGGAGTACCTCCGCCAGCTCAGGGCCAGGTACAGGCTGGTGTCTACCCACGTCTCCGAGACCGAGGACTGCCACGAGGCGGGCGACCTGGAGCTGGCGCTGAAGGTGCTGGACGCAGACGTCCTCGTCCACCTGGTGCACCTCACTCCCGAGGAGGTCGGCCAGATCCCCCCCTCCAAGACGGTCGTGGTGAACCCCAGGGCCAACGCCTACTTCGTGGGGCGGGTGGCGCCGGTGCCCCAGCTACTGCACCTCAAGCCCCTCCTCGGCACAGACAACGTCTTCATGAACGAGCCCGACCCCTGGGCGGAGATGAGGTTCCTCCACGCCTACGCCGCCGCCGCGGGCTGGAGGCTGGAGGAGAGGGAGATACTCTCCATGGCCACCGTCTGGGGCTGGGAGAAGATGAGGTGCGTCCCCCCCATCGAGCCCGGCCACAGGCTTAGGGCGATCGCCGTGGCGGCGCCGTACGCGGGGGAAAAGGTGCTGAAGTTCCTCGTGAAGAGGGCCGCCCACACAGACCTCGTCGCCTTCGTGGAGGGCTCCTCTATAGAGCCGCCCCCCTCCTGA
- a CDS encoding superoxide dismutase: MASVKKYTLPNLPYAYNALEPYIAEEIMRLHHQKHHQGYVNGANAALEKLEKFRKGEAQIDIRAVLRDLSFHLNGHILHSIFWPNMAPPGKGGGKPGGKTADLINKFFGSFEKFKEEFSLAAKNVEGVGWAILVYEPDQEQLLVLQVEKHNLMHAADAQVLLALDVWEHAYYLQYKNDRGSYVDNWWNVVNWDDVERRLQKALNGQIALKI; the protein is encoded by the coding sequence ATGGCTTCGGTTAAGAAATACACGCTTCCCAACCTGCCCTATGCCTACAACGCCCTGGAGCCCTACATCGCCGAGGAGATAATGAGGCTCCACCACCAGAAGCACCACCAGGGCTACGTCAACGGCGCAAACGCCGCCCTCGAGAAGCTGGAGAAGTTTAGGAAGGGCGAGGCCCAGATAGACATAAGGGCCGTCCTCAGAGACCTCTCCTTCCACCTCAACGGCCACATACTGCACTCCATCTTCTGGCCCAACATGGCGCCCCCGGGCAAGGGCGGCGGCAAGCCGGGCGGCAAGACCGCCGACCTCATAAACAAGTTCTTCGGGAGCTTCGAGAAGTTCAAGGAGGAGTTCAGCCTCGCCGCCAAAAACGTGGAGGGCGTCGGCTGGGCCATTCTGGTATACGAGCCAGACCAGGAGCAGCTCCTGGTGCTACAGGTGGAGAAGCACAACCTCATGCACGCCGCAGACGCCCAGGTCCTCCTGGCTCTAGACGTCTGGGAGCACGCCTACTACCTCCAGTACAAGAACGACCGCGGTAGCTACGTGGACAACTGGTGGAACGTGGTGAACTGGGACGACGTGGAGAGGCGCCTCCAGAAGGCCTTAAACGGGCAGATCGCCCTAAAGATTTAA
- a CDS encoding Trm112 family protein: MKYRLMDVLACPYDKTFPLRLIAIKRTEHPERQYTWPRKPFCEEYCSYRDLKIKEHPKPEALPCEECHRWEIETGVIYCPTCGRWYPIIEEIPRMLPDELRNEKEELAFLQNIAEDLKKAAPDIADKILTQGRPFALKKP, from the coding sequence ATGAAATACAGGCTGATGGACGTCCTGGCCTGCCCCTACGACAAGACCTTCCCCCTCCGCCTCATCGCGATAAAGCGGACGGAGCACCCCGAGAGGCAGTACACCTGGCCCCGCAAGCCCTTCTGCGAGGAGTACTGCTCCTACCGCGACCTAAAGATAAAGGAGCACCCCAAGCCCGAGGCCCTCCCCTGCGAGGAGTGCCACAGGTGGGAGATAGAGACCGGCGTCATCTACTGCCCAACCTGCGGCAGGTGGTACCCAATAATCGAGGAGATACCCAGGATGCTCCCAGACGAGCTCAGAAACGAGAAGGAGGAGCTCGCCTTCCTACAGAACATAGCCGAAGACCTCAAAAAAGCCGCCCCAGACATAGCAGACAAGATACTGACCCAGGGCAGGCCCTTCGCCCTCAAAAAACCCTAA
- a CDS encoding molybdopterin-dependent oxidoreductase, translating into MTLATTRRGLLKIAAIAGTAFALPASGQVPFKEWKTQWALGEIGGKAEVVKASVVPVICPYCSMGCSIDMYVAGDRVVHSTGSQDSYINWGALCPKGKAAFQLVENELRLRRPLIRTGPKPPPEELLNAKSWDELVAVAKKYPPKWREVSWTEALQYIAERLGEILSRWRQSTGAPAQKDGYYYVGKDVPLQIIGSSILTNEEAFLSRKLAVFLGTANMDSQYRKCHSSTVSGLAVTYGWGAETASIEDVALADVVLFFSSPAEAHPLSFQYFLKGKRERGTIFIAFDPRYSRTAAASDIWVPFRPGTDAAVLNYILHYAFFERNPPIDQLPEFRRLMSRWNITDDDLADLKELLRDYTAEEVSRISGVPADLLRTVAQIYVENSGVVTNHKKHGVIQWAMGLTQHTNATINIIRAAAIVQLLLGNVGFPGGGTHPFRGHSNVQGANDVQGGGWDSLPGYHGNPTSAFEVRLYQDWKLQGMPDAWSWEVPQWARGKFSTAAPDKGKADLAKVLQVFKFYGWRRLELAWGLFCGTKPEEDPANGTVVCDFPFGTGSSEITFVRRALAGEIKAAIIFGENPAVTNPNAKLVWAALSSLELLVVSDIFQSETAWFADVVLPAASFAEKEGTRTDGNRVIQWTYRAVPPKGESRPDYWIITKLYEALRRGGVIQLPSEAAGVRRERVAFRKGGSLVFIYERPLRPDESWNYSGGTGKSTPVSPIEAEVNPRLINKEINFAVFIYQGIYDPIRDEFTTMRRSTRLRGEGEIDGVFSRQFKVYKDWGWSWPMNVRFLYNYDSLKAVLGAEAKVKAAGKEYVVTGETGEWIDEYTGEYKPAFIPGHNFWVPRAFKRRLSGVADLFGGLDLITYIRTGSVKIDGRFAVEEGDGVKTITYEEYAAKTGMRYLWVNDTLYWDEDTTGFKAAVKRPFFSGGGWRAFKPKMEQMRELLKRYYQESGSLKTATLKVISEMGGWYAGYNFQWPIHTEPVESPDVELALRYPTLAWLNPYNLSVLNEQPDIVKGKPVGVALEPKDLEQLPGELVVMTSNRLTEHFHSGTLTRNVPLLAELVPEPFVYVPKALAQKLGVSPGEYVDLITARGAVRLKAYVTEGEAYLEVNGRRLPVVNVVWSFSFLGYTTGAQANFINPDVGDVVTTIQESKAWLGKIKKAEGA; encoded by the coding sequence ATGACGCTGGCAACGACGAGGAGGGGCCTGCTGAAGATAGCCGCGATCGCGGGCACCGCCTTCGCGCTTCCGGCGTCGGGGCAGGTGCCGTTTAAGGAGTGGAAGACGCAGTGGGCTCTCGGGGAGATCGGTGGGAAGGCCGAGGTGGTTAAGGCCTCCGTGGTGCCGGTGATATGCCCGTACTGCTCCATGGGATGCTCCATCGACATGTACGTCGCGGGCGACAGGGTGGTACACAGCACAGGTTCACAGGACTCCTACATAAACTGGGGGGCGCTGTGCCCCAAGGGCAAGGCGGCTTTCCAGCTCGTGGAAAACGAGCTTAGGCTTAGAAGGCCGTTGATTAGGACAGGCCCCAAGCCGCCCCCTGAGGAGCTCCTCAACGCCAAGAGCTGGGACGAGCTGGTGGCTGTAGCCAAGAAGTACCCGCCTAAGTGGAGGGAGGTCAGCTGGACGGAGGCGCTTCAGTACATTGCGGAGAGGCTAGGCGAGATTTTAAGCCGCTGGAGGCAGAGCACTGGGGCGCCGGCGCAGAAAGACGGGTACTACTACGTGGGCAAGGACGTGCCTCTCCAGATAATAGGCTCCTCCATATTGACAAACGAGGAGGCCTTCCTCAGCAGAAAGCTGGCGGTGTTTCTGGGCACGGCCAACATGGACTCGCAGTATAGGAAGTGCCACTCGAGCACCGTCTCGGGACTCGCTGTGACGTACGGCTGGGGCGCCGAGACGGCCTCCATTGAGGACGTGGCGCTGGCAGACGTGGTTCTCTTCTTCTCCAGCCCCGCCGAGGCCCACCCCCTGTCTTTCCAGTACTTCCTCAAGGGGAAGAGGGAGAGGGGCACCATCTTCATAGCCTTCGACCCGAGGTACTCCAGAACCGCCGCGGCCTCCGACATCTGGGTGCCTTTTAGGCCGGGGACAGACGCCGCCGTCTTAAACTACATACTCCACTACGCCTTCTTCGAGAGGAACCCGCCAATAGATCAGCTTCCGGAGTTCCGCAGGCTGATGTCTAGGTGGAACATAACTGACGACGACTTGGCGGATTTGAAGGAGCTCCTCAGGGACTACACGGCGGAGGAGGTGTCGAGGATATCGGGCGTCCCCGCCGATCTGCTGAGGACGGTGGCCCAGATCTACGTGGAAAACAGCGGCGTTGTTACAAACCACAAGAAACACGGCGTCATCCAGTGGGCCATGGGGCTCACCCAGCACACAAACGCCACGATCAACATCATCCGCGCCGCCGCCATCGTGCAGCTCCTGCTGGGCAACGTCGGCTTCCCAGGCGGCGGGACCCACCCCTTCAGAGGCCACAGCAACGTCCAAGGCGCCAACGACGTACAGGGCGGGGGCTGGGACTCTTTGCCCGGCTACCACGGAAACCCCACCAGCGCCTTCGAGGTGAGGCTTTACCAAGACTGGAAGCTACAGGGCATGCCAGACGCGTGGAGCTGGGAGGTCCCCCAGTGGGCCCGCGGCAAGTTCTCCACGGCCGCCCCCGACAAGGGCAAGGCCGATCTGGCCAAGGTCCTACAGGTGTTCAAGTTCTACGGCTGGCGTAGGCTGGAGCTGGCGTGGGGTCTCTTCTGCGGCACCAAGCCCGAGGAGGACCCAGCCAACGGCACAGTCGTATGCGACTTCCCCTTCGGCACAGGCTCCTCGGAGATAACCTTCGTAAGGAGGGCCCTGGCAGGCGAGATAAAGGCGGCCATCATATTCGGGGAAAACCCAGCCGTGACGAACCCCAACGCCAAGCTGGTGTGGGCAGCCCTATCCTCCCTAGAGCTTCTGGTGGTAAGCGACATATTCCAGAGCGAGACCGCCTGGTTCGCAGACGTGGTCCTGCCGGCGGCGTCTTTCGCGGAGAAGGAGGGCACCCGCACCGACGGAAACAGAGTGATCCAGTGGACATACAGGGCTGTGCCGCCCAAGGGGGAGTCCAGGCCGGACTACTGGATCATAACCAAGCTCTATGAGGCCTTGAGGAGGGGGGGCGTCATCCAGCTACCCAGCGAGGCGGCTGGGGTGAGGAGGGAGAGGGTGGCGTTCAGAAAGGGGGGAAGCCTCGTCTTCATATACGAGAGGCCTCTCAGGCCCGACGAAAGCTGGAACTACTCCGGCGGCACAGGGAAAAGCACGCCGGTGTCGCCCATCGAGGCGGAGGTCAACCCGAGGCTGATAAACAAGGAGATAAACTTCGCCGTCTTCATCTACCAGGGCATATACGACCCCATCAGAGACGAGTTCACCACCATGAGGAGGAGCACAAGGCTGAGGGGAGAGGGGGAGATAGACGGCGTATTCAGCAGACAGTTCAAGGTCTACAAGGACTGGGGGTGGTCCTGGCCTATGAACGTGAGGTTCCTCTACAACTACGACTCGCTGAAGGCGGTGCTGGGGGCTGAGGCAAAGGTGAAGGCCGCTGGGAAGGAGTACGTGGTGACGGGAGAGACCGGCGAGTGGATAGACGAATACACCGGCGAGTACAAGCCGGCGTTTATACCCGGCCACAACTTCTGGGTCCCAAGGGCCTTCAAGCGCAGGCTGAGCGGGGTGGCCGACCTCTTCGGGGGGCTAGACCTCATCACATACATCAGGACAGGCTCCGTGAAGATAGACGGGAGGTTCGCGGTGGAGGAGGGAGACGGCGTTAAAACGATCACCTACGAGGAGTACGCGGCAAAGACCGGCATGAGGTACCTCTGGGTCAACGACACGCTCTACTGGGACGAGGACACCACAGGCTTCAAAGCCGCCGTGAAGAGGCCCTTCTTCTCCGGCGGGGGGTGGCGCGCCTTCAAGCCGAAGATGGAGCAGATGAGGGAGCTGCTCAAGAGGTACTACCAGGAGTCGGGGAGCTTGAAGACGGCCACGTTGAAGGTCATAAGCGAAATGGGCGGGTGGTACGCCGGCTACAACTTCCAGTGGCCTATACACACCGAGCCGGTGGAGTCTCCCGACGTGGAGCTCGCCCTGAGGTACCCAACGCTGGCGTGGCTCAACCCATACAACCTATCCGTCCTCAACGAGCAACCGGATATCGTAAAAGGCAAGCCGGTGGGGGTGGCGCTCGAGCCTAAGGATCTGGAGCAGTTGCCGGGGGAGCTGGTGGTTATGACAAGCAACAGGCTTACGGAGCACTTCCACAGCGGGACCTTGACCAGGAACGTGCCGCTGCTGGCGGAGCTGGTGCCTGAGCCCTTCGTCTACGTCCCCAAGGCCCTCGCCCAGAAGCTTGGCGTGTCGCCTGGTGAGTACGTCGATTTGATCACCGCGAGAGGCGCGGTGAGGCTTAAGGCATATGTGACAGAGGGCGAGGCCTACCTGGAGGTAAACGGCAGGAGGCTACCGGTCGTAAACGTTGTGTGGTCCTTCAGCTTCCTGGGCTACACCACCGGGGCGCAGGCCAACTTCATCAACCCAGACGTGGGAGACGTGGTGACGACCATACAGGAGTCCAAGGCCTGGCTCGGCAAAATAAAGAAGGCCGAGGGGGCGTAG
- a CDS encoding DUF134 domain-containing protein has product MGHRRRHRWGHAGAKTRPTPTLPHEETLYIPLREAPGLRPTHYVELCSYELEAMYLIHVAGLTTEEAAQKIGVSKATLWRILEQARHKVAKALTERLPLKLVSCRDGEPQ; this is encoded by the coding sequence ATGGGCCACCGCAGGCGCCACCGCTGGGGACACGCCGGCGCGAAGACGCGCCCCACCCCCACCCTCCCCCACGAAGAAACCCTATACATCCCCCTCAGGGAGGCCCCCGGACTCCGCCCAACCCACTACGTAGAGCTATGTAGCTACGAGCTGGAGGCCATGTACCTAATACACGTCGCCGGCCTCACCACCGAAGAAGCCGCCCAGAAAATAGGCGTCTCAAAGGCAACCCTCTGGAGAATACTTGAACAAGCCCGCCACAAGGTGGCCAAAGCCCTCACGGAGAGGCTCCCCCTGAAACTTGTTTCATGTAGAGACGGAGAGCCCCAGTAG
- a CDS encoding formate dehydrogenase, translated as MEPLYRALCGEDQECLREARETPRFLSELDQIARGLEIHVDRPGQYAVESVDVERLRREAEGRGVPRQLVDYVVRRALYFRFGSGGVGGRCKNCGDPASLIVLRREDLGIYERHRPYARCICGSEWEFELWRCPNCGASGRDSFDVYIYGGVHIYSCRKCGYRFGVVEDRPDLHTTHFYIHMLRWTLPNPRPWQ; from the coding sequence GTGGAGCCGCTGTATAGAGCCCTCTGCGGCGAAGACCAGGAGTGCCTCAGGGAGGCGAGAGAAACCCCCCGTTTTTTATCCGAGCTCGACCAGATCGCGAGAGGTCTGGAGATACACGTGGACAGACCTGGTCAATACGCCGTCGAGTCCGTCGACGTCGAGAGGCTTAGAAGGGAGGCGGAGGGGAGGGGCGTCCCGAGGCAACTGGTTGACTACGTGGTTAGGAGAGCCCTCTACTTTAGGTTTGGGAGCGGCGGGGTGGGCGGCCGCTGCAAGAACTGCGGCGACCCCGCCTCCCTCATCGTGCTGAGGCGGGAGGACCTCGGCATCTACGAGAGACATAGGCCGTATGCGAGGTGCATATGCGGCTCCGAGTGGGAGTTCGAGCTGTGGCGTTGCCCCAACTGCGGCGCCTCCGGGAGAGACAGCTTCGACGTCTACATATACGGAGGGGTCCACATCTACTCCTGCAGAAAATGCGGCTACAGATTTGGCGTTGTTGAGGACAGGCCGGACCTACACACTACACACTTCTACATACACATGTTGAGGTGGACTCTGCCTAATCCGCGGCCTTGGCAGTAG
- a CDS encoding sulfide-dependent adenosine diphosphate thiazole synthase, which produces MELKIARAIIKHGLEDLYEYSEVDVAVVGAGPAGLTAARYLAERGHRVVVYERRFSFGGGIGPGGNMIPKIVVQEEAVPVLKDFRVRYRPVGDGLYTVDPAELIAKLAAGAIDAGAKIILGVHVDDVIFRGDPPRVAGLLWVWTPIQMSGSHVDPLYTQARAVLDATGHDAEVISIASRKVPELGVEVRGEKSAWAEVSEKLVVEHTGRVAPGLYAAGMAVCAVHGLPRMGPIFGGMLLSGRRAAEIIHKDLVEYAVRA; this is translated from the coding sequence ATGGAGCTGAAGATCGCAAGGGCAATAATCAAACACGGGCTTGAGGACCTCTACGAATACAGCGAGGTGGATGTGGCGGTGGTGGGGGCCGGCCCCGCCGGGCTGACGGCCGCTAGGTACCTGGCGGAGAGGGGCCACAGGGTGGTTGTATACGAGAGGAGGTTCTCCTTCGGTGGAGGCATAGGCCCAGGTGGCAACATGATCCCAAAGATCGTGGTTCAGGAGGAGGCCGTGCCGGTCCTCAAGGACTTCAGGGTTAGGTATAGGCCGGTGGGCGACGGCCTCTACACTGTGGACCCCGCCGAGCTGATAGCCAAGCTGGCCGCCGGCGCCATAGACGCCGGCGCGAAGATAATCTTGGGGGTGCACGTGGACGACGTCATCTTCCGGGGCGACCCGCCGAGGGTGGCCGGCCTGCTGTGGGTGTGGACGCCGATACAGATGTCCGGCTCGCACGTGGACCCCCTCTACACCCAGGCCAGGGCTGTGCTAGACGCCACGGGCCACGACGCCGAGGTGATCTCCATCGCGTCGAGGAAGGTGCCCGAGCTGGGGGTGGAGGTGCGGGGGGAGAAGTCGGCCTGGGCCGAGGTGTCTGAGAAGCTCGTGGTGGAGCACACGGGCAGGGTGGCGCCCGGCCTATACGCCGCCGGCATGGCCGTATGCGCCGTCCACGGCCTCCCGAGGATGGGGCCCATCTTCGGCGGGATGCTCCTCTCCGGCAGGAGAGCCGCCGAGATAATACACAAGGACTTGGTGGAGTATGCCGTTCGAGCTTAG